In Chryseobacterium lactis, a single genomic region encodes these proteins:
- a CDS encoding curculin domain-containing protein yields MKRHLLSLVMVFSGFLLNAQNIYNGQTLQQNRKYWGTDNGYYLMFQNDGNLVLYTRDGSPVWDTKTTDRGVKAVFQEDGNLVVYTPANGVAFTSNTYGKGADRLTVQDDGNLVIYNGSNPLWASKSGGKPINNNSRNDYGFRRDYVNKGYKLRGGEKLYSSNGNYYLIFQNDGNLVLSNRNGNAIWGAGTERRGDRAEFQNDGNLVIYDRYNKSIWSSNTFGKGAEKLMVQNDGNLVIYGRNLNPVWSTGTQR; encoded by the coding sequence ATGAAAAGACATTTATTATCATTAGTAATGGTGTTTAGTGGATTCTTATTGAATGCGCAAAATATTTATAACGGCCAGACGCTGCAACAAAATAGAAAGTATTGGGGAACAGATAACGGATATTATCTGATGTTTCAAAACGACGGAAATCTGGTATTGTATACAAGAGATGGTTCTCCGGTCTGGGATACGAAAACAACAGACAGAGGGGTGAAAGCTGTATTTCAGGAAGATGGAAATTTGGTAGTATACACACCTGCAAATGGAGTAGCGTTTACTTCTAATACGTATGGTAAAGGAGCAGACAGATTAACTGTTCAGGATGATGGAAATTTGGTTATCTACAATGGATCAAATCCTTTATGGGCCTCTAAAAGCGGAGGTAAACCCATCAATAATAATTCCCGCAACGATTATGGTTTTAGAAGAGATTATGTAAATAAAGGATATAAGCTCCGTGGGGGCGAAAAACTTTATTCTTCTAATGGTAACTATTACCTGATTTTCCAAAATGACGGAAACCTGGTTCTTTCAAATCGTAACGGAAATGCAATATGGGGCGCAGGAACAGAAAGGAGAGGAGACAGAGCAGAATTTCAGAATGATGGAAATCTCGTTATTTATGACAGATACAATAAATCAATCTGGAGTTCAAATACTTTCGGAAAAGGAGCCGAAAAACTTATGGTACAGAATGACGGGAATCTGGTAATTTATGGTAGAAATCTTAATCCGGTTTGGAGTACGGGAACCCAACGCTAA
- a CDS encoding DUF6157 family protein, producing MKLHTTNYTNTLIQVAEDCPVSQSQIPPEKKEKTLALLQYEKIVKNPYQYSSDDIIFECYAIKNDISEGDKKEEREKFFSKGQACLRSSPLAKRYGFGFHHNLEGKVALLPVESEEYQKLLNDLSVEKTKAMRSKRK from the coding sequence ATGAAACTTCATACCACCAATTATACAAATACTCTTATTCAGGTTGCAGAAGATTGTCCCGTTTCTCAATCACAGATTCCTCCTGAAAAGAAAGAAAAGACATTAGCTCTTCTTCAATATGAAAAAATCGTTAAAAATCCTTATCAATACTCTTCTGACGATATTATCTTTGAATGTTATGCTATAAAAAACGACATATCGGAAGGTGATAAAAAGGAAGAAAGAGAAAAGTTTTTTTCCAAGGGCCAGGCGTGCCTTCGCTCTTCACCTCTTGCCAAGAGATACGGATTCGGATTCCATCATAACTTGGAAGGAAAAGTGGCTTTATTACCGGTAGAAAGTGAAGAATATCAAAAACTGCTCAATGACCTGTCTGTTGAAAAAACAAAAGCCATGCGTTCCAAAAGAAAATGA
- a CDS encoding helix-turn-helix domain-containing protein: protein MPIIVNLDVIMAKRKMSLNELSEKVDLTLSNLSILKTGKAKAVRFSTLEAICKALDCQPGEILEYKE, encoded by the coding sequence ATGCCGATTATAGTAAATTTAGATGTGATAATGGCCAAAAGAAAAATGTCATTGAATGAGCTGTCAGAAAAAGTAGATCTTACACTATCTAATCTTTCTATTTTAAAAACCGGCAAAGCAAAGGCAGTGCGCTTTAGCACCCTGGAAGCTATATGTAAAGCTTTGGATTGCCAACCCGGCGAAATTTTAGAATATAAAGAATAA
- a CDS encoding RNA recognition motif domain-containing protein: MNIFVSNINYATKEYELHDLFAEFGDVSSAKIVTDRETGRSRGFGFVEMGDEEGKQAIEALNQKEFNGKTLNVSEAKPREEKPRRSFDNNRSGGGYGNNNNRGGGYGGGNNNRSGGGNRW; this comes from the coding sequence ATGAACATTTTTGTTTCAAACATCAATTACGCAACTAAAGAGTATGAGTTGCACGATCTATTCGCAGAATTTGGAGATGTATCATCTGCCAAAATCGTTACAGACAGAGAAACTGGTCGTTCCAGAGGTTTCGGTTTCGTAGAAATGGGTGATGAAGAAGGGAAGCAGGCTATTGAAGCTCTTAATCAAAAAGAATTCAACGGAAAAACACTGAACGTATCAGAAGCTAAGCCAAGAGAAGAGAAGCCAAGAAGAAGCTTCGATAACAACAGAAGTGGTGGTGGTTATGGTAACAACAACAACAGAGGCGGAGGCTATGGTGGTGGTAACAACAACCGTAGTGGAGGCGGAAATCGTTGGTAA
- a CDS encoding DUF2975 domain-containing protein, producing the protein MKTTKIISVLNVIAWIIFIGSCVKAGALAFSFIVTIVNPDGAKNLYEGLNLYELYQYNINSYKLMMSSTIFLAGYKAYLAFLVVQIFQKINLAAPFSETVMRLITKISYSALAIGILSLLAMSYSEDFIKKGIQLSNINDFIGFGSEYLFFGGIIFIIAQVFKRGIEIQSENDLTI; encoded by the coding sequence ATGAAAACAACAAAAATTATTTCCGTACTCAACGTTATAGCCTGGATTATATTTATCGGCTCATGTGTAAAAGCTGGCGCACTTGCCTTTTCATTTATCGTAACCATCGTAAACCCTGATGGAGCAAAGAATCTTTACGAAGGACTTAATCTCTATGAACTGTATCAATATAATATCAATTCATATAAACTGATGATGTCAAGTACTATATTTTTAGCGGGATACAAAGCTTATCTGGCGTTTCTTGTTGTTCAGATCTTTCAGAAGATTAATCTGGCAGCTCCTTTCAGTGAAACGGTAATGCGACTCATTACAAAAATCAGCTATTCTGCATTAGCTATCGGCATCCTTTCTTTACTAGCAATGTCTTACAGCGAAGATTTTATTAAAAAAGGAATTCAGCTAAGCAACATCAATGATTTTATAGGATTTGGAAGTGAATATTTGTTTTTTGGAGGAATCATTTTTATCATTGCACAAGTATTTAAAAGAGGAATAGAAATACAATCTGAAAACGATTTAACAATATAG